Proteins found in one Sorghum bicolor cultivar BTx623 chromosome 1, Sorghum_bicolor_NCBIv3, whole genome shotgun sequence genomic segment:
- the LOC8077994 gene encoding peroxisomal membrane protein 11-1 yields the protein MSSLDATRAELGLVVLYLNKAEARDKICRAIQYGSKFISNGQPGTAQDVDKSTTLARKVFRLLKWVNDLHALISPPAKGTPLTLVLLGKSKNALLSTFLFLDQFVWLGRTGIIKNKEATDRVARISLYCWMASSVCAGLVELGELKRLSRSMRKLARELRNTDKYENEQYQNKMKQSDERLLALVKAAMDVVVAIGLLQLAPKKVTPRVTGAFGFITSLISCYQQLPSRAPLAKVKV from the exons ATGAGCTCGTTAGATGCCACACGAGCTGAGCTCGGCCTCGTTGTTCTGTACCTGAACAAAGCCGAGGCTCGGGACAAGATCTGCAGGGCCATCCAGTACGGCTCCAAGTTCATAAGCAACGGGCAGCCTGGCACGGCGCAGGATGTCGATAAATCGACCACCTTGGCTCGCAAAGTTTTCCGGCTCCTCAAG TGGGTGAATGATCTGCATGCTCTTATCAGCCCGCCGGCTAAAGGGACACCTCTCACCCTTGTCCTGCTTGGCAAG TCCAAAAATGCGCTGCTTTCGACGTTCTTGTTCCTGGATCAATTTGTGTGGTTAGGACGAACAGGGATAATCAAG AACAAGGAGGCGACGGACCGGGTTGCCAGGATATCCTTGTACTGCTGGATGGCTTCTTCTGTCTGTGCAGGTCTAGTTGAG CTTGGAGAGCTTAAAAGGCTATCAAGATCAATGAGGAAGCTTGCAAGAGAGCTGAGGAACACAGATAAATATGAG AATGAACAGTACCAAAACAAAATGAAGCAGTCAGATGAAAGGCTCCTGGCCCTTGTCAAGGCGGCCATGGACGTGGTCGTGGCCATTGGGCTTCTTCAATTGGCGCCCAAGAAGGTCACTCCAAGGGTGACAGGAGCCTTTGGGTTCATCACCTCGCTCATCTCCTGCTATCAG CAACTTCCTTCCCGCGCTCCTTTGGCCAAAGTCAAAGTTTGA
- the LOC8077990 gene encoding protein-ribulosamine 3-kinase, chloroplastic yields the protein MAANVALALLSSCSCSPSTSAAAASSLLPSRCLASRRRAGSRVTIMAALGHDPIREWILTEGKATQIKGIRSIGGGCINNAQRYDTDAGPFFVKTNSRIGPEMFEGEALGLKAMYDTKSIRVPLPYKVGSLPTGGSFIIMEFIEFGPSRGDQSVLGRKLAEMHKAAKSDKGYGFHVDNTIGSTPQINTWTADWIEFYSKHRLGYQLELASRRYGDSAIYEKGQRLIKNIHPLFDGAVIEPCLLHGDLWSGNISSDSNGDPVILDPACYYGHNEAEFGMSWCAGFGGDFYNAYFQVMPKQPGFEKRRDLYLLYHYLNHYNLFGSGYRSSAMSIIEDYLYVLAA from the exons ATGGCAGCAAACGTGGCGCTGGCGCTgctctcctcctgctcctgctcgccCTCCacttccgccgccgccgcctcctcgctCCTCCCTAGCCGCTGCCTGGCCTCCCGCCGAAGAGCAGGCTCCCGAGTCACCATCA TGGCAGCTCTGGGCCATGACCCAATCAGGGAATGGATTCTTACAGAAGGGAAGGCCACACAAATAAAAGGGATCAGGTCCATTGGTGGTGGCTGCATTAACAATGCTCAGCGCTATGATACTGACGCAGGGCCCTTCTTTGTTAAGACCAATAG CCGCATTGGTCCAGAAATGTTTGAAGGGGAAGCGCttggtttgaaggcaatgtatGACACAAAGTCGATCCGTGTTCCTTTACCATACAAG GTTGGTTCTTTACCCACCGGTGGTTCTTTCATCATCATGGAGTTTATTGAATTTGGTCCTTCAAGGGGAGACCAG TCAGTTTTGGGAAGGAAGCTTGCCGAAATGCATAAGGCTGCTAAATCTGATAAGGGATATGGTTTCCATGTTGATAATACTATTGGAAG CACTCCACAAATTAACACTTGGACTGCTGACTGGATTGAGTTTTACTCCAAGCATAGATTGGGCTACCAGTTGGAATTGGCCTCGAGACGATATGGAGATTCAGCCATATACGAAAAAG GTCAGCGATTGATCAAGAATATTCACCCACTTTTTGATGGAGCTGTTATTGAGCCCTGCTTGCTTCATGGTGATCTTTGGAGCGGGAACATAAGCTCCGATAGCAACGGAGATCCTGTAATATTGGATCCTGCTTGCTACT ATGGACACAACGAGGCAGAGTTTGGGATGTCCTGGTGTGCTGGATTTGGTGGGGACTTCTATAATGCCTATTTTCAG GTGATGCCGAAACAGCCAGGGTTTGAGAAGAGGAGGGACCTCTATCTCCTCTACCACTACCTGAATCACTACAATCTTTTTGGCTCCGGGTACCGTTCATCAGCTATGTCCATAATCGAAGACTACTTATATGTGCTGGCGGCTTAG
- the LOC110430526 gene encoding uncharacterized protein LOC110430526 — protein sequence MTEEEKAVASALRLEDPPKCHCGEQAVINPQNELEFVCPLRREDRGFRKCRFKEWIYGPKSHWPEPEKQEEVVEWKKKRRSIAPPVMCKCGVEASYGLVPSGLGIGHFCGHMIDYDESTQKCKWESSDDVFKFKDEYKARVAVRKTRGYPANYVTDFVKDHKKKMLAFAQELRVRNPASIAWKKWSEEREKEIEDYRASKAEEHARKAAEEAERVEMQCLNDTIASLCAKIGCTGNWQADVGRAKYAENMILGRDGAVGGTASRPIVVEEEAEAEEDDDTGRIGDLIRLAEELGYPEEKHDQKTSVYHSWWPTDMTEEEGQLYSQAAEEAEAAYYERQASEAKAAEASMGKEAVVDDWESEDELLTQWCTQFD from the exons ATGACGGAGGAAGAGAAGGCCGTCGCCTCTGCACTTCGGCTCGAGGATCCTCCGAAGTGTCATTGCGGAGAACAAGCCGTGATAAATCCACAGAATGAACTAGAGTTTGTTTGTCCTCTGCGGCGTGAA GATCGTGGTTTTCGAAAGTGCCGTTTCAAGGAGTGGATCTATGGTCCAAAGAGCCATTGGCCAGAGCCTGAGAAGCAGGAGGAGGTTGTAGAGTGGAAGAAGAAGCGGAGGTCTATTGCGCCTCCCGTGATGTGCAAATGTGGTGTTGAAGCTAGCTACGGCCTAGTTCCTTCAGGTCTTGGGATTGGCCACTTCTGTGGCCACATGATCGACTATGATGAG AGCACTCAGAAATGCAAATGGGAATCATCTGATGATGTGTTTAAGTTCAAAGATGAATATAAGGCAAGAGTAGCAGTTCGCAAGACGAGAGGTTATCCTGCAAACTACGTcactgattttgtgaaggaccaTAAGAAGAAAATGCTTGCATTCGCCCAGGAGTTGCGTGTTCGTAACCCTGCGAGTATTGCATGGAAGAAGTGGTCCGAGGAGAGGGAAAAGGAGATAGAGGATTACCGTGCAAGCAAGGCTGAAGAGCATGCAAGGAAGGCTGCGGAGGAGGCTGAGCGAGTTGAGATGCAATGCTTGAACGATACTATTGCCTCATTATGTGCTA AGATTGGATGCACCGGAAACTGGCAAGCAGATGTGGGCCGTGCTAAGTACGCGGAGAATATGATATTAGGGCGGGACGGTGCAGTTGGTGGCACTGCTAGCCGTCCGATTGTGGTCGAAGAGGAGGCCGAGGCGGAGGAAGACGACGACACCGGAAGGATAGGCGACCTCATTCGTCTTGCCGAGGAATTGGGGTACCCTGAGGAGAAGCATGACCAGAAGACATCGGTCTACCACTCATGGTGGCCAACAGACATGACCGAGGAAGAGGGACAGTTATACTCTCAGGCGGCAGAAGAGGCGGAGGCAGCTTACTACGAGAGACAGGCTAGTGAGGCCAAGGCAGCGGAGGCGAGCATGGGTAAGGAGGCTGTAGTGGACGATTGGGAGTCCGAGGACGAGTTGCTTACGCAGTGGTGCACGCAGTTTGATTGA
- the LOC8077992 gene encoding riboflavin biosynthesis protein PYRD, chloroplastic, producing the protein MASSLVSRPHLTQRPVRAATLASHNRSRLAAGAGALGGRGVRCQAQAAGDLDAQYMRRCVELARKAAGHTSPNPMVGCVIVRDGRVVGEGFHPKAGQPHAEVFALRDAGNLAENATAYVSLEPCNHYGRTPPCTEALINAKVKEVVVGMTDPNPIVASKGIEKLQGAGINVRVGVEEALCRKLNEAYIHRMLTGKAFATLRATLSMNGIVTNQIGKGADQSGGYYSQLMKEYDGVIISSDLAKMSSLPLSREAGANQPLYIIIAQGENSRLHIPSLSEEHASKVIVLADSPVTAAPAGVEVAVLRQIDLESILQLLAQRGLCSVLVDFREATESFASLLNDFQEDKLVQKVVVEILPFWFASEGLSNLAFGGSQSFPLKNLEHREVCSWEPHPLHPDGTEPLQQIAVDYCPEACLEERHAGEIHVTYDHRGGARWRSRRRFRPGSAVATTIRAPAGDTSGLNYNIYLSSLEGSKDQDEIDFEFLGHDKRAVQTNYHVNGDGGREQIHALPFDSSDGFHHYAIAWDAATIEWRVDGELIRREERREGEPWPEKPMYLYASVWDASYIADGKWTGTYHGRDAPYVCSYKDVMVPTAKHLVEEDEENQDADAADAPAVDPAADADAAAAAAAAAAGKEKDAGAGEV; encoded by the exons ATGGCGTCCTCGCTCGTCTCGCGCCCGCACCTCACCCAGCGCCCGGTCCGCGCCGCCACGCTCGCCTCCCATAACCGCTCCCGCCTCgcggccggggccggggccCTTGGTGGGCGCGGCGTGCGCTGCCAGGCGCAGGCGGCGGGGGACTTGGACGCCCAGTACATGCGACGGTGCGTGGAGCTGGCGCGCAAGGCGGCCGGCCACACCAGCCCCAACCCTATGGTGGGCTGCGTCATCGTCCGCGACGGCCGCGTCGTTGGAGAAGGATTCCACCCCAAAGCCGGCCAACCTCATGCCGAG GTATTTGCACTGAGAGATGCAGGTAATTTAGCTGAAAATGCAACGGCTTATGTTAGCTTGGAGCCCTGCAACCACTATGGGAGAACCCCTCCTTGCACTGAAGCACTCATCAATGCAAAAGTAAAAGAAGTTGTTGTGGGGATGACAGACCCAAATCCTATTGTCGCATCCAAAGGGATTGAAAAGCTCCAAGGTGCTGGAATAAATGTGAGGGTGGGTGTGGAGGAAGCATTATGCCGCAAACTAAATGAGGCTTACATCCATCGTATGCTCACCGGGAAGGCTTTTGCAACTTTGAG AGCTACACTCTCAATGAATGGAATCGTCACAAACCAAATTGGGAAGGGAGCTGATCAGTCAGGTGGGTACTACTCGCAGTTGATGAAAGAATATGATGGCGTCATAATTTCAAGTGACCTGGCCAAGATGTCAAGCTTACCTTTATCTCGCGAAGCTGGTGCAAACCAACCTCTCTATATCATCATAGCACAGGGTGAAAATTCCCGACTACACATCCCATCTCTCAGCGAAGAGCATGCATCGAAGGTGATAGTCCTTGCTGATAGCCCTGTCACCGCGGCGCCAGCAGGAGTTGAAGTTGCAGTCCTTCGTCAGATAGACTTGGAGTCTATTCTCCAACTTCTTGCACAGCGAGGGCTCTGCAGCGTGCTGGTGGATTTCAGAGAGGCCACAGAAAGCTTCGCGTCGCTTCTGAACGACTTCCAGGAGGACAAGCTGGTGCAGAAGGTCGTCGTGGAGATCCTGCCTTTTTGGTTCGCGAGTGAAGGGCTCAGCAACCTGGCATTTGGTGGCAGCCAATCGTTCccgttgaagaacttggagcacAGGGAG GTCTGCAGCTGGGAaccgcacccgcttcaccccgacggCACTGAACCGCTGCAGCAGATCGCCGTGGACTACTGTCCGGAGGCATGCCTCGAAGAGCGCCACGCGGGCGAGATCCACGTCACCTACGACCACCGCGGCGGCGCGCGCTGGCGCTCCCGCCGCCGGTTCCGCCCCGGCAGCGCCGTGGCCACCACGATCCGCGCGCCGGCGGGGGACACTTCGGGCCTCAACTACAACATCTACCTGTCCTCCCTGGAGGGCTCCAAAGACCAGGACGAGATCGACTTCGAGTTCCTCGGCCACGATAAGCGCGCCGTCCAGACCAACTACCACGTCAATGGCGACGGCGGGCGGGAGCAGATCCACGCGCTCCCGTTCGACTCCTCCGACGGCTTCCACCACTACGCCATCGCCTGGGACGCGGCCACCATCGAGTGGCGCGTCGACGGCGAGCTCATCCGCCGCGAGGAGCGGCGCGAGGGGGAGCCGTGGCCGGAGAAGCCCATGTACCTGTACGCCTCCGTGTGGGACGCCAGCTACATCGCCGACGGGAAGTGGACCGGCACGTACCACGGCCGCGACGCGCCCTACGTCTGCAGCTACAAGGACGTCATGGTGCCCACTGCCAAGCATTTAGTGGAAGAAGACGAAGAGAATCAGGATGCAGATGCCGCTGATGCGCCTGCTGTCGATCCTGCAGCCGACGCTGATgctgcggcggcagcggcagcggcagcggcgggaAAAGAGAAGGACGCCGGAGCCGGTGAAGTTTAG
- the LOC8059477 gene encoding uncharacterized protein LOC8059477, protein MGHWRRYVYLLVNNFNRATYPLRRINASSLFSSSNNNNTSMMKPEEARLPNPFISFTPPLSNYGNGILNFFSLFGRGKNKSLIAGADQQGFTFLYDLDQHAIHKQVLLNEPKIYNTISVAAGDALYVLDKRPRPGSFEALRYEVPMDLSPSRDWRWYCLQPPPYVLAPGYTPSTAISAYAVVNDTEIWTSTPGFGTYSFHTVRGSWRKSVNWELPFRGRADYFPEYGLWLGFSSRDGMLCSSVLRAATKQSGPQLLHKDWKDVQAQEGWILMESFLVHLGYGKFCVAKFFQTVDRGSSEELCQIESFVVLTGLTLQQCGANGELRMIRHRSQLYYFQAMTHCWAF, encoded by the coding sequence ATGGGGCACTGGAGGCGGTATGTGTATCTGCTTGTGAACAATTTCAACCGGGCAACATATCCTCTGCGTCGCATCAACGCGTCTAGCCTCTTCTCCtcaagtaataataataatactagtATGATGAAACCGGAGGAAGCTCGTCTGCCCAACCCTTTCATCTCTTTCACCCCTCCACTCAGCAACTATGGCAATGGTATACTGAATTTCTTCTCATTGTTTGGCCGAGGCAAGAATAAGAGCCTCATTGCTGGCGCAGACCAGCAAGGCTTCACCTTCCTGTATGACCTCGACCAGCATGCCATCCACAAACAGGTCTTGCTTAACGAGCCCAAGATTTACAACACCATCTCAGTAGCGGCTGGCGACGCCCTGTATGTCCTGGACAAGAGGCCACGCCCAGGCAGCTTCGAAGCCCTCAGGTATGAGGTCCCCATGGACCTGTCCCCCTCCCGGGACTGGCGCTGGTATTGCCTCCAGCCGCCACCCTACGTGCTTGCGCCTGGCTACACCCCCAGTACTGCCATCTCTGCATACGCTGTGGTGAATGACACTGAAATCTGGACATCCACACCTGGATTTGGCACCTATTCCTTCCATACAGTGCGTGGCTCGTGGAGAAAGTCCGTCAACTGGGAGCTGCCCTTCCGTGGCCGCGCCGACTACTTCCCGGAGTACGGTCTGTGGCTAGGGTTCTCCTCGCGAGACGGCATGCTCTGCTCATCTGTTCTCAGGGCTGCCACCAAGCAAAGTGGACCGCAGTTGTTACACAAGGACTGGAAGGATGTGCAGGCACAGGAGGGTTGGATCTTGATGGAGTCGTTCCTGGTACATCTTGGGTATGGCAAGTTTTGTGTGGCCAAATTCTTCCAAACAGTAGACAGGGGATCCTCAGAGGAACTTTGCCAGATTGAGAGCTTCGTCGTGCTTACGGGATTAACGCTGCAGCAGTGTGGAGCCAATGGGGAGCTTCGCATGATCAGGCACAGATCCCAGCTCTATTACTTTCAGGCCATGACCCACTGTTGGGCGTTTTGA
- the LOC8077989 gene encoding ethylene-responsive transcription factor ERF024, with amino-acid sequence MEREQEQEAGTAQQLLGRRVRADTRHPVYRGIRYRGGKWVSEIREPRKSNRIWLGTYPAPEMAAAAYDAAALALRGAEAALNFPGAAMSRPAPASCSPDDIRAAAAAAAAAVIGRSHSPQVGGEAAAGGGCGASTWSSGAGAQGQVPEHRAGDRRIVDEDDVFQVPRLLAGMAEGLMMSPPRLVGPATDGAVLLEEDGSEDGVVSLWDHS; translated from the coding sequence ATGGagcgggagcaggagcaggaggcgGGCACAGCACAGCAACTGCTCGGTCGGCGCGTGCGCGCGGACACGCGACACCCGGTGTACCGCGGCATCCGGTACCGCGGGGGCAAGTGGGTGTCGGAGATCCGGGAGCCGCGCAAGTCCAACAGGATCTGGCTGGGCACGTACCCGGCGCCGGAGATGGCCGCCGCGGCCTACGACGCCGCCGCATTGGCTCTGCGGGGCGCCGAGGCCGCGCTCAACTTCCCCGGCGCGGCCATGTCCCGGCCCGCGCCGGCGTCGTGCTCTCCCGACGACATCCGCGCGGCCGCTgcggccgccgctgccgcggTGATCGGCCGTTCCCATTCGCCGCAGGTGGGTGGTGAAGCAGCTGCTGGTGGTGGTTGCGGTGCAAGCACTTGGTCGTCCGGTGCCGGTGCCCAGGGCCAGGTGCCGGAGCACCGAGCGGGCGACAGGCGGATCGTGGACGAGGACGACGTGTTCCAGGTGCCGCGACTGCTGGCGGGCATGGCCGAGGGGTTGATGATGAGCCCACCGAGGCTCGTCGGCCCCGCGACGGACGGCGCCGTGTTGCTGGAGGAGGACGGCAGCGAGGACGGCGTGGTGAGCCTGTGGGATCACTCGTGA